A segment of the Commensalibacter oyaizuii genome:
TTTTAACCTCCCATATTTCTTGCTTTGGATCATGAACGGTTAGCGTTGTGCTGATTGTATTACCAACCTCTGGTTTTAGGTTGATATTGCCAACATATCCGTTTCCATCCCCAAACCATCCCAACATTTTCATGGCCATGGGGGTTGTTCCCCAACTGTAACGTTCATACATATTGGGTGATCGGGTTTTACGGGCATATCCTCCTTCCCAAGTGATGTAATGGTTGGCTTGCCATTTTGCCAAAGCAGTGACATCAAAATTAACATCGGTTTTCCCACGGTTGGCAGCATTAAACTGATTCATGGCCAACCTTTCTGCAGCATTCATGCCGCTTAGGCCCTTATATCCTGATATTTCACCTGTATTCATCATAACAACATCGTTTCTAACCCCTAATAATGTTGTGAATTTAGGGGTCCATTGGGATTCCCATTCTGCAAAGGTGCCTAAACGATTACGGTGCCCATTGTTAATATTGTGATAGGTATATGGGCCCATCATCATACTGCCTTGCAAGGGGGGCCACCAATCATTTAGTCCTGAATGATCAAAGCTATTGCCAACGCGTAGAGTATTAGTATCGTTTAAAAATATATTGGCTTTAATCGAATATCCCGCCAAACGACTGACTAAATTCATGGGCATACCCGTTGTTTGGGTATGTCCACCTTTGTCGCCAAGCATATTCATAACGTGGGTCACCCGTTGCCAATATCCACGGGCTTCAAGGGTTCCCCAATCAAAATCCCCTTGGTATTTTCCGTTAATAAAAATGGATTGATTTTTGGTCATATCCATATATTGGTTGGGAAATGCCTCGTAAGGGGTATCAGTTTGCCCCATGGTTAAGGATAACAAGTGGTTATCCTTTTTATAAGCCAAAGTGACATCGTGGCTGAACATTTTATATTGGGTGGAATGCACTTTCCCCCCACCAGCCCCAGCATGGTAATTTCGCGATTGCGACCATGAACCATTATAACGGATACTGAGGTGATCGTTGGCAACAGTAACATTTCCAGATGATCCCAATCCTTTTCCGTTACTATGAAAAAATCCTGAAACTTGACCTGCGACTAGGATTTTGTTTTTCTTTTTTGCAAATACTGGGGATTGTCGTTCGATATCAATAGTCCCCCCTAAACTGTCCCCTCCCATGCTGACGGGCGTGATACCGGCCACTATCTTAGCGACGGCAACATCATGGGGGTCAAGATAAGATAGTGCAGGGTTCATATGATTTGGACAATCAGCGGTGATACGCACGCCATCAATATTGGCTGCTACACGATCATCTGCCATACCATTTAACGCAGGCAAGGATGAAATGCGTCCTGCACCATATAAACTGACCCCTAATTGGTTTTTTAATAAATTAGCAGTATCAGGACTGTTATTAACGATATTTTTAAGTTGATCTTGCTTTAATATGGTCCCACCAGGAGGGTTCTCAGAAAAATCTTCGAGACTATCATCAGCATCAATATTGATAGCAGGAATAATAGTACGGTTTTGTGTGTTAACTGTTGTGGAATGGTCTGATGGGCCTTGTGCCAAGGCAGGAGGATGTACAACAAAAATTGAGAGTAGGAGCGAGAATCTATAGCTCGAACGTTGGAAAAAAGGCATGACTTGACTCTGATATAAAATAGGAATGCAAAATGTGCGTATAGATGCATGCCATTTTATTGGCATACTATCATCAGAATCATAGGAGAGGAGGGGCTCGGGAATAATGGATTTTAACGGGTAAAACAGGCGGGGCCTGTGCTAAATATCCTTTGTATCGATAAATAACCGTAACTACACTCAGCGATGGCAGTACGGGTGTATGGTTTAATAAAGGGCTGGGTAGAG
Coding sequences within it:
- a CDS encoding TonB-dependent receptor → MPFFQRSSYRFSLLLSIFVVHPPALAQGPSDHSTTVNTQNRTIIPAINIDADDSLEDFSENPPGGTILKQDQLKNIVNNSPDTANLLKNQLGVSLYGAGRISSLPALNGMADDRVAANIDGVRITADCPNHMNPALSYLDPHDVAVAKIVAGITPVSMGGDSLGGTIDIERQSPVFAKKKNKILVAGQVSGFFHSNGKGLGSSGNVTVANDHLSIRYNGSWSQSRNYHAGAGGGKVHSTQYKMFSHDVTLAYKKDNHLLSLTMGQTDTPYEAFPNQYMDMTKNQSIFINGKYQGDFDWGTLEARGYWQRVTHVMNMLGDKGGHTQTTGMPMNLVSRLAGYSIKANIFLNDTNTLRVGNSFDHSGLNDWWPPLQGSMMMGPYTYHNINNGHRNRLGTFAEWESQWTPKFTTLLGVRNDVVMMNTGEISGYKGLSGMNAAERLAMNQFNAANRGKTDVNFDVTALAKWQANHYITWEGGYARKTRSPNMYERYSWGTTPMAMKMLGWFGDGNGYVGNINLKPEVGNTISTTLTVHDPKQEIWEVKIQPFYTYIHHYINVNYLGKIAGRGALKTVSALQFANHNAQIYGVNSSGSYKLWDNKNYGKGLIQGNLNWVKGTDLTNHNNLYHMMPVNGTLSLNETVGPWTGRVEVNFVNTKSLIDPLRREPKTPGYILLNLGGSYSWNMFRVDAGIDNVMNKKYYLPLGGMSLGDLIATNTVRAVPGIGRSFNVSLTASF